In Novipirellula galeiformis, the genomic window GGGAAGCCAGGTTGCGGTGGCGGAAGGATGACGTAACACCTGAATGAGTTCGCACTTTCAGAACGTATGCTGTGCAAGGGGCTTGAGGCACGGCATTGACTGAATCCCGTCAGTCGTTGTAGTCGATCACGGAGTACGGCTTCCGAAGATTTAGAATGTCAAAGCCCGCTTCGTGCTTCCTGCACGTATATGCCATGATCCCGAACACCTTAAAGAAGATGAAGCGCCAGCAGGTCAGTTGGCTGTTCGGACAGTACGCCATCTGCATGGAGAAGGCATAGTCCCCCGAGAAGAAACCGGGACATTTGCCTATCTCTTGCTCGTTGAAATCGTACAGGGGGTTCGTATTCTTCCTGTCGCCTAGCGTGTACTTCATGATGGAGTGTTCGGCGGGGATTTTCAGCCCATTGCTCAGCTTGTACCACCACCCCCGCACGAGTTTGTCAGTGATCCGTCCAAGGCGTTCGCCCTGCAGGGCCATGTTGATCCCGCCAGGGAACAGCAGTTCCTGCTCTGGGGTCTGCTTCGACAGCGAGGCGAACGTGTCGGCCTGGAGCCCCTTGGCCTCCTTCCTTTGAATAGCCCGCATAAACCGCTCTTCGACGGCCTGGGCGTCTTTCGA contains:
- a CDS encoding HNH endonuclease, whose product is MARANNPAILGECAYCPVPGTTKDHIPPQTIYAKGTQNKPWVPACRRCNGGASKDDEYMQRLAMLSGAEASKDAQAVEERFMRAIQRKEAKGLQADTFASLSKQTPEQELLFPGGINMALQGERLGRITDKLVRGWWYKLSNGLKIPAEHSIMKYTLGDRKNTNPLYDFNEQEIGKCPGFFSGDYAFSMQMAYCPNSQLTCWRFIFFKVFGIMAYTCRKHEAGFDILNLRKPYSVIDYND